The Photobacterium sp. TY1-4 DNA window CCGTTCCGTCGTCGTTTGAAGATGGGTGATCACCGTGACACGGATACAGGCATCGGCAAAGCCGATCATCGCGACCACCATCAGGATCAGATATTTTTGATAGAACAGCGCCAGTGCAAACAACGACGCGGCAATGAGCAACTGGAAAAAGCAGACTTTACTGACGATCTGCCATGTCAGTTTCATCCGGGCAATCAGCACATAGCCAAGGATCGCACCCACAGCCTGGACCGAGAACATCTGGCCGTAATTCGCCACCTCGGCCGCAAACCGTTCAACCACAATCAGCGGATACGCCACACTGGAAGGCCCCACAGCAAACACACACACCAGGAACAGCAGCAAAATGATGTTTCGGACTTCATCATTTGCCCAAACCGTTTTCACACTCTCAACAAACCCCGTCACCGGGGCCGTTTGTTGATTGGCGATCGGCAGCTTTTGGATCAACCCAATGGCCAGCAATTGCATGAGTGCGGCCGCCACAATCGGGTACAGGTACTGGGCCTGATGGCCGAGACCGGCAGTTTCCAAAAAGGCAATCGAGCTCGCCGCTGCCACCGGCGCAATGATCTGACAGAGCTGAATGGTGCTCATGATGAGGCTGTTCGCGGCACTGAGCTGCTCTTTTTCAACGATGGAAGGTACAATACATTCCGTTGCCGGCGCAATCGCAGCACTGAACAAACTAAAGCCCAGGGCGAACAAGCACAGAACGTAAATATTCACCCAGTCATTGGCAAGCAACACGGCAAAGCATGAGAATAAGACCACCAGCGCCATCCGCGCCCCGATCAACAACCGCTTAGCTCCCAGCTTATCGGCCAGCCGTCCACCGTAAATAATGGCCAGCCCGCGCGGAAAACTCTCAATGGCCATCACCACGGCCACCGCACTCTTGCCGCCACCGGCAACACTCAACGCCATCCAGGGCATCATGATTAACATGAAGAAATCGGCAAAAGACGTCAGGGTGGTGGCACAGACATGCCTGCCAAATGCAGGATGAGATTGAAGTAAACGAAAAGACATTAGGCTCTCTTTATACGGTTGGGATCGCCAGCACTTAATTCTGATGAATCAACAATATACAGAAACAACCTCAGAGGATGATCGCGTTTTTGTACCATGGATAAAGAGTGTTAATTCGCCCGAACTAATGATTGAAAACAGCGTAAATCATGATTTTCAAATTGACACATGCTCGGCATAAATCCCGCATTTCATCGATAAAGTTATCAATGAAAAGCGCTGCCGGATTAATCTCGGACTAATTAGGATTTATGCCACCAAACACACATTCATCACAGCGCTAACGGGGCATCCGCGAAACAAACCATGGTTCCGCTCAGGGCATCTCCCTTCAGCGTGCATAACACCATGCCGGGTGTCGTTCCTTTCGCGGCAGCCACCTGCTCGCCATACTGGTCCCACATACCGCTTCTACCGCAGGCGCTCCAGCCGCCGGTTTCACAGCAGTGATTCGCTAGCAGGACCGGAAACTGATGTTTGCGGGCAATGGAGGACAGGATCTGCGCATCCGCGGCGTAACCGGCTTCAGAAATCAGCGCGCTGGCAAGGTACAGATCGGCGCCGTTGGCTGCTGCATCTGCGGCATGTGCCGGGTTTGAAAAATCAGCGCAAATTGCCAGGGCAAGCGTATAGCCTTTGTGGACAATCGTGATATTTCGCTTTCCGGCAGCACAGAAGGTTTCTTCGCCTTGATGCAAGTACTGTTTGGCGTAGTTCTCAACTGCGCCGCAGGGCGAGCAAATGATCGCACCGATATAAGGCCGCGGCGCTTGGCGTTGCTCTTGACGATAGCCATGATAATGCGCTTGATGATCACCGTGTGCAGCTAGCGGTCCGCCGGCGATCACCACAACCTGATGACGCATTGCGGCCTCAGATAAGTGCTGGATGACCTCAGGGCGCGAATCTAGCGTCAATTCTCCGGCCAGGGACAGTTCATACCCGGTCAGCGACAACTCCGGAAACACCACTACATCCGCACCATGACGGGCAGAAACGGCAATAGCATCCAGATGCATATTCAGATTGGCAGAAATATCGCCTTTAGAAACCGGTGCCTGAACCAGGCTCACCGTCATGCTTTCGTCACTCACGCTGTCTCCTTCGCGTTTGCTCATGTTCTTATGAATAGTTCTTATGAATGGTTCTCGTGAATAGTTTAATGAATGGTCTGATGGACCCTCAGAAAACAAAGCAGCCAGCGTTGCCTCCTCGACAGAGCCGCTGGCCTCATTCCGGTTTAATCGTTGATCTTCGCAGTCAGCACATGATCTTCCCAGACGCCGGCAATGTTTAAATACCGCCGGGCATAGCCTTCGCGTTCAAAACCGAGTTTTTCCAGCACACGCCCGCTACGCTCATTCCGTGGCATATAGTTGGCCATAATGCGGTTCAGGCCGACCTCCGTCAGCATGTATTTGATCGCCGCGGACAGAACTTCCGTCATCAACCCCTGACCTTCATACTTTTTACTGATGGAGTATCCGAGAAAACACGCCTGAAATGGCATCGGCACCACACCAGTAAAGTTGCAGACGGCGATCACTTCCTGTCGATCCGGCGTCAGCGCAACAAACCGATATTCTTTGCCGCTTTCAAAATCTTCCGTCGCTTTCTGCAGCACATTGCGCCAGTTCTCCAGCGTCAGGTAATCCTCGCCCCGGATTGGCTCCCACGGCGCTAAATGTGCTTGGTTTTCGACGTAATAGTTCAGTAAAAGGGTGGCATCCTGCACCGGCAGGATCTCAATGATGGTTCGCTTGGTTTGAATCATGTCACTTCTTTTCCATGTGATCTCGCCACGCCCTCGGCGGCTTCAATCGCCGGGCATGGCTCAGTTTTATTGTTGGATGGTTGTAGTCAGGGCACCGGCGTTCACCAACATCCCGCCGCTGACTTTATTAAAGCGGTTTTGAAACGATACGGAGGTGACTTTGCTGCGCAGATAACCGGAGAAAAGCGAATAGAATGACGCGCTGGCTGCCGAAACCGCTAAGAACGAGGCCCCAAGAACCAGGAGCTGTGGGACATAAGCACAACAACATTGCTGCGGCCATAAAAGACATCCAGACTTCGAGACTCATGCCTGCCTCCTTATAAAACCAGTTCGAAACAACCGGCACATTAGTCACCTGACTGCATAAGGGCGAAATATTAGCATAATCTCCCCCGTCCAAAACAATAAATTAACAATCCTTTTTAGGGTGAAACATCAAAAGAAAAAAGGCCTCACAAAGAGGCCAATCCAGTTCAAGGTCAAAGTAAAATCATCAAAGAGCCGCTTGCTGCGTTTGTGGCCCCAACTTACCTGAACTCGGCTCCTGCTGGTTAGTGAACGGGTCGGCATGCTCCTTCGAATCAGGTTTTCTCTGAACTAATGCCTGCTCCGTATCCGGATCAAACAAATGGACCGACTGGAGCTCTAGCTCAAGAAAGATTTGCGCATTGATCTGCGGCAGCCAATCCGGCCGGGATGGCGCCCGCACCACCAGGCGGTGTTCACCGACATGGCAATGCAGCAGATCTTCATTTCCCATCCGCTCAACGTTGGTAATCGTCGCCGCCACCGTCGATGGCGACGCCTGATGTCGAATTCGAATGTGTTCAGAGCGGAGCCCAAACCAAATCTTACCTCCCTGGTAATATTGCATGTGTGAGCGCACCGATGCCGGAATTGCCATTCGATAATCGGCAGTCAGAGAGACACTGGCTGAGTCCGGATGGTAATCCAACAGCAGAAGATTCATCGACGGGCTCCCGATAA harbors:
- a CDS encoding carbon-nitrogen hydrolase family protein: MSDESMTVSLVQAPVSKGDISANLNMHLDAIAVSARHGADVVVFPELSLTGYELSLAGELTLDSRPEVIQHLSEAAMRHQVVVIAGGPLAAHGDHQAHYHGYRQEQRQAPRPYIGAIICSPCGAVENYAKQYLHQGEETFCAAGKRNITIVHKGYTLALAICADFSNPAHAADAAANGADLYLASALISEAGYAADAQILSSIARKHQFPVLLANHCCETGGWSACGRSGMWDQYGEQVAAAKGTTPGMVLCTLKGDALSGTMVCFADAPLAL
- the rimJ gene encoding ribosomal protein S5-alanine N-acetyltransferase codes for the protein MIQTKRTIIEILPVQDATLLLNYYVENQAHLAPWEPIRGEDYLTLENWRNVLQKATEDFESGKEYRFVALTPDRQEVIAVCNFTGVVPMPFQACFLGYSISKKYEGQGLMTEVLSAAIKYMLTEVGLNRIMANYMPRNERSGRVLEKLGFEREGYARRYLNIAGVWEDHVLTAKIND
- a CDS encoding MFS transporter yields the protein MSFRLLQSHPAFGRHVCATTLTSFADFFMLIMMPWMALSVAGGGKSAVAVVMAIESFPRGLAIIYGGRLADKLGAKRLLIGARMALVVLFSCFAVLLANDWVNIYVLCLFALGFSLFSAAIAPATECIVPSIVEKEQLSAANSLIMSTIQLCQIIAPVAAASSIAFLETAGLGHQAQYLYPIVAAALMQLLAIGLIQKLPIANQQTAPVTGFVESVKTVWANDEVRNIILLLFLVCVFAVGPSSVAYPLIVVERFAAEVANYGQMFSVQAVGAILGYVLIARMKLTWQIVSKVCFFQLLIAASLFALALFYQKYLILMVVAMIGFADACIRVTVITHLQTTTERHILGMTLSMVMLSVVGAIPLSRALSAIVVEYYSVDVLLMGSGLLTAATIVTFYVSGRRKPQPQLQ